A part of Pantoea vagans genomic DNA contains:
- the pstS gene encoding phosphate ABC transporter substrate-binding protein PstS, whose translation MTLMRSTVARILATTFAVSAVSAFAATDLTGAGGTFPAPVYAKWAAEYQQATGSKINYQGIGSSGGVKQIIAKTVDFGASDAPMKDEELQKNGLFQFPTVIGGVVLAVNLPGIKSGQLTLDGKTVGDIYLGTIKKWNDPAIAKLNPGVKLPETNINVVRRADGSGTSFVFTSYLAKVNQDWNSKIGKGNTVNWPVGLGGKGNDGVAAFVQRLPGSIGYVEYAYAKQNNLTYTKLIDADGKAVAPSETSFSNAAKGADWSKSFAQDLTFQKGADAWPISSTTFILIYKDQANAAKGAEVLKFFDWAYKSGSKTATALDYAALPESVTEQIRAAWKANIKDSSGKALYQ comes from the coding sequence ATGACACTGATGCGTAGCACCGTAGCCCGAATCCTCGCCACCACCTTCGCCGTAAGCGCGGTATCTGCTTTTGCGGCCACCGATCTCACTGGTGCAGGCGGGACGTTCCCGGCGCCGGTTTATGCCAAGTGGGCAGCAGAATATCAGCAAGCCACCGGTAGCAAAATTAACTACCAGGGCATCGGTTCATCTGGCGGCGTGAAACAGATCATCGCCAAAACCGTTGATTTCGGTGCGTCCGATGCGCCAATGAAAGATGAAGAACTGCAGAAAAATGGTCTGTTCCAGTTCCCTACCGTGATCGGTGGTGTGGTACTGGCGGTTAACCTGCCGGGCATCAAGTCAGGCCAGCTGACGCTGGATGGCAAAACCGTCGGTGATATCTATCTCGGCACCATCAAAAAGTGGAACGACCCGGCGATTGCCAAGCTTAACCCGGGCGTGAAACTGCCAGAGACCAACATCAACGTGGTGCGTCGCGCTGACGGTTCAGGCACCTCGTTCGTCTTCACCAGCTATCTGGCGAAGGTAAACCAGGACTGGAACAGCAAAATCGGTAAAGGCAACACCGTTAACTGGCCGGTAGGTCTGGGCGGTAAAGGCAACGACGGCGTCGCTGCATTTGTTCAGCGTCTGCCGGGTTCAATCGGCTATGTGGAATACGCCTACGCCAAACAGAACAACCTGACCTACACCAAACTGATCGATGCCGATGGTAAAGCGGTCGCGCCAAGCGAAACCAGCTTCAGTAATGCCGCGAAAGGCGCAGACTGGAGCAAATCGTTCGCGCAGGATCTGACCTTCCAGAAGGGCGCGGATGCCTGGCCAATCTCCTCAACCACCTTCATTCTGATCTACAAAGATCAGGCGAATGCGGCTAAAGGCGCTGAAGTACTGAAGTTCTTCGACTGGGCTTACAAAAGCGGCAGCAAAACCGCTACAGCGCTGGATTATGCTGCGCTGCCAGAGAGCGTGACCGAGCAGATTCGCGCCGCCTGGAAAGCCAACATCAAAGACAGTTCTGGTAAAGCGCTTTATCAGTAA
- the glmS gene encoding glutamine--fructose-6-phosphate transaminase (isomerizing) yields the protein MCGIVGAVAQRDIAEILLEGLRRLEYRGYDSAGLAVVDRQGHVTRLRRLGKVQKLAEAAEQQPLIGGTGIAHTRWATHGEPSEANAHPHVSEHIIIVHNGIIENHEPLRAELIERGYVFASETDTEVVAHLVHWEQKQGGSLREVVLRVIPQLRGAYGMVIMDSRDPSLLVAARSGSPLVIGRGMGENFIASDQLALLPVTRRFIYLEEGDIAEISRRDVTIIDREGNTVTRAEIESNLQYDAGDKGIYRHYMQKEIYEQPMALKSTLSGRFSQGQVDLSELGAGAEALLSQVEHIQIIACGTSYNSGMVSRYWFESLANIPCDVEIASEFRYRKSAVRKNSLLITLSQSGETADTLAALRLSKELGYLGSLAVCNVAGSSLVRESDLSLMTKAGTEIGVASTKAFTTQLAVLLMLVAKLGRLKGMSAETEHEIVHALQALPNRIEQMLAQDKLIENLAEGFSDKHHALFLGRGDQYPIAMEGALKLKEISYIHAEAYAAGELKHGPLALIDADMPVIVVAPNNELLEKLKSNIEEVRARGGLLYVFADQDAGFSDSDGMKIIPLPHVEEVIAPIFYTVPLQLLSYHVALIKGTDVDQPRNLAKSVTVE from the coding sequence ATGTGTGGAATTGTTGGTGCAGTAGCACAACGCGATATCGCAGAGATTCTGCTGGAAGGTCTGCGTCGTCTTGAATATCGCGGATATGATTCGGCCGGTCTGGCCGTGGTCGATCGTCAGGGGCACGTCACGCGCCTGCGGCGGTTAGGGAAAGTGCAGAAACTGGCGGAAGCCGCTGAACAGCAGCCGCTGATCGGTGGTACCGGCATCGCGCACACGCGCTGGGCAACCCATGGCGAGCCGTCGGAAGCAAATGCGCATCCGCACGTCTCAGAGCACATCATCATCGTGCACAACGGCATCATCGAAAACCATGAGCCGCTGCGTGCTGAGCTGATCGAACGCGGCTACGTCTTTGCCTCTGAAACCGACACCGAAGTGGTGGCGCATCTGGTTCACTGGGAGCAGAAGCAGGGCGGTTCGTTGCGCGAAGTCGTGTTGCGCGTGATCCCACAGCTACGCGGTGCCTATGGCATGGTGATCATGGACAGCCGCGATCCGTCGCTGCTGGTGGCGGCACGTTCCGGCAGCCCGCTGGTGATTGGCCGTGGCATGGGCGAAAACTTTATCGCCTCGGATCAGCTGGCTCTGCTGCCGGTGACCCGCCGCTTCATCTATCTGGAAGAGGGTGATATCGCCGAGATCAGCCGTCGTGATGTCACGATTATTGACCGTGAAGGCAATACCGTGACGCGTGCCGAGATCGAGTCGAACCTGCAATATGATGCCGGTGACAAAGGCATTTACCGTCACTACATGCAGAAAGAGATCTACGAACAGCCGATGGCGCTGAAAAGCACACTGAGTGGTCGCTTCAGCCAGGGTCAGGTTGACCTCAGCGAGCTGGGCGCGGGCGCTGAAGCGCTGCTGAGCCAGGTGGAGCATATCCAGATTATCGCCTGCGGCACCTCTTATAATTCCGGGATGGTGTCACGCTACTGGTTTGAGTCGCTGGCAAATATCCCCTGTGACGTGGAGATCGCCTCAGAGTTTCGCTATCGCAAGTCAGCGGTGCGCAAAAACAGCCTGCTGATCACCCTGTCACAATCGGGTGAAACGGCAGATACCCTGGCAGCGCTGCGTCTCTCGAAAGAGCTGGGCTACCTGGGGTCGCTGGCGGTCTGCAACGTGGCCGGCTCGTCACTGGTGCGGGAATCTGACCTGTCACTGATGACCAAAGCGGGCACCGAAATCGGCGTCGCCTCCACCAAAGCTTTCACCACTCAGTTAGCGGTGCTGCTGATGCTGGTGGCGAAACTGGGTCGTCTGAAAGGGATGTCTGCTGAGACTGAGCATGAGATCGTTCATGCCCTGCAGGCGTTGCCGAACCGGATTGAGCAGATGCTGGCGCAGGATAAGCTGATTGAGAATCTGGCCGAAGGCTTCTCTGACAAGCATCACGCGCTGTTCCTGGGCCGTGGCGATCAATACCCGATTGCTATGGAAGGGGCGCTGAAGCTCAAGGAGATCTCCTACATTCATGCGGAAGCCTACGCCGCAGGCGAGCTGAAACATGGCCCGCTGGCGCTGATTGATGCGGACATGCCGGTGATCGTGGTGGCACCGAACAACGAACTGCTGGAGAAGCTGAAATCCAACATCGAAGAGGTGCGCGCACGCGGCGGCCTGCTCTATGTGTTCGCCGATCAGGATGCGGGCTTCAGCGACAGTGACGGGATGAAGATTATCCCGCTGCCGCACGTTGAAGAGGTGATTGCGCCGATCTTCTACACCGTGCCACTGCAGTTGCTCTCTTATCACGTCGCCCTGATCAAAGGCACCGACGTCGATCAGCCACGCAACCTGGCAAAATCGGTTACCGTGGAATAA
- the glmU gene encoding bifunctional UDP-N-acetylglucosamine diphosphorylase/glucosamine-1-phosphate N-acetyltransferase GlmU yields the protein MSNSAMSVVILAAGKGTRMYSDLPKVLHTLAGKPMVQHVIDAAKGLGAQQVHLVYGHGGDRLKATLTDSTLNWVLQAEQLGTGHAMQQAAPAFADDEDIMMLYGDVPLISQATLQRLREAKPQGGIGLLTVVLDDPTGYGRIVRENDTITGIIEQKDASPAQLTIKEINTGILIANGGDLKRWLSQLTNNNAQGEYYITDIIALAHQEGRVINAVHPARISETDGVNNRLQLATLERTYQAEQAEKLLLAGVMLRDPARFDLRGTLAHGRDVEIDTNVIIEGQVTLGSRVKIGAGCIIKNSVIGDDCKISPYTVIEDAHLATACTVGPFARLRPGSDLADAAHVGNFVEMKKARLGKGSKAGHLSYLGDAEIGDNVNIGAGTITCNYDGANKFKTVIGDDVFVGSDTQLVAPVSVAAGTTIAAGTTIMKDVTEAGLVYNRKEQNHKADWQRPVKKK from the coding sequence ATGTCTAACAGTGCGATGAGTGTGGTGATCCTTGCTGCTGGCAAGGGCACCCGTATGTATTCCGATCTGCCTAAAGTTCTGCATACGCTGGCAGGCAAACCGATGGTTCAGCACGTCATTGATGCTGCCAAAGGGCTGGGCGCACAGCAGGTGCATCTGGTCTATGGTCATGGCGGCGATCGCCTGAAAGCGACACTTACCGACAGCACGCTGAACTGGGTGCTGCAGGCTGAGCAGCTCGGCACCGGCCACGCCATGCAGCAGGCCGCGCCCGCCTTCGCCGATGATGAAGATATCATGATGCTCTATGGCGACGTGCCGCTGATCTCTCAGGCGACATTACAGCGTCTGCGCGAAGCAAAACCACAGGGCGGCATTGGCTTACTTACCGTGGTACTGGACGACCCGACCGGCTATGGCCGCATCGTGCGTGAGAACGACACCATCACCGGCATTATCGAACAGAAAGATGCCAGCCCGGCGCAGCTCACGATTAAAGAGATCAACACCGGTATTCTGATTGCCAACGGCGGCGATTTAAAACGCTGGCTGTCACAGCTCACCAACAACAATGCGCAGGGTGAGTATTACATCACCGATATTATCGCGCTGGCACATCAGGAAGGTCGGGTGATCAACGCGGTTCATCCGGCACGCATCAGTGAGACCGATGGCGTGAATAACCGTCTGCAGCTGGCGACATTAGAACGCACATACCAGGCTGAACAGGCTGAAAAACTGCTGCTGGCCGGCGTGATGCTGCGCGATCCGGCACGGTTTGATCTGCGCGGAACGCTGGCGCATGGACGGGATGTCGAAATCGACACTAACGTTATTATTGAAGGCCAGGTCACGCTGGGCTCGCGCGTCAAAATCGGCGCGGGCTGCATCATCAAAAACAGCGTGATCGGCGATGATTGTAAAATCAGCCCCTATACGGTGATCGAGGATGCTCATCTCGCTACCGCCTGTACCGTCGGGCCCTTTGCCCGTCTGCGTCCTGGCAGCGATTTGGCCGACGCTGCCCACGTGGGCAACTTCGTCGAAATGAAGAAAGCGCGTCTGGGCAAGGGATCGAAAGCGGGTCACCTCTCCTATCTTGGCGATGCGGAGATTGGCGACAACGTGAACATCGGTGCAGGCACCATCACCTGCAACTACGATGGCGCGAACAAATTCAAAACCGTGATTGGCGATGACGTATTTGTAGGCTCAGATACGCAGCTGGTGGCTCCGGTCAGCGTCGCGGCAGGCACTACCATTGCGGCAGGCACCACCATCATGAAAGATGTGACCGAAGCCGGTCTGGTCTATAACCGTAAAGAGCAGAATCACAAAGCGGACTGGCAGCGTCCGGTGAAGAAAAAATAA
- a CDS encoding F0F1 ATP synthase subunit epsilon: MAMTYHLDVVSAEEQLFSGLVQKIQVSGSEGELGIFPGHAPLLTAIKPGMIRIVKQHGEEEYIYLSGGVLEVQPGSSTVLADTAIRGTDLDEARALEAKRKAEEHMNSSHGDVDYAQASAELAKAIAKLRVIELTKKAM, translated from the coding sequence ATGGCTATGACTTATCACCTGGATGTGGTCAGCGCAGAGGAGCAATTGTTCTCTGGTCTGGTACAGAAAATTCAGGTGTCAGGTAGCGAAGGTGAACTGGGGATTTTCCCTGGCCATGCGCCGCTGCTGACTGCCATTAAGCCTGGAATGATCCGTATCGTGAAACAGCACGGCGAAGAGGAGTATATCTACCTCTCTGGCGGCGTGCTGGAAGTGCAACCGGGCAGCAGCACCGTTCTGGCCGATACCGCGATTCGCGGTACCGATCTGGACGAAGCGCGTGCTCTGGAAGCAAAACGCAAAGCAGAAGAGCACATGAACAGCAGCCACGGCGACGTGGACTATGCTCAGGCCTCTGCCGAGCTGGCGAAAGCCATTGCTAAACTGCGCGTGATCGAACTGACCAAAAAAGCGATGTAA
- the atpD gene encoding F0F1 ATP synthase subunit beta gives MATGKIVQIIGAVVDVEFPQDAVPQVYSALEVMNGDARLVLEVQQQLGGGVVRTIAMGTSDGLKRGLNVNDLQKPIQVPVGKATLGRIMNVLGEPIDMKGELKEEDGSAVEIASIHRAAPSYEDQSNSQELLETGIKVIDLMCPFAKGGKVGLFGGAGVGKTVNMMELIRNIAAEHSGYSVFAGVGERTREGNDFYHEMTDSNVIDKVALVYGQMNEPPGNRLRVALTGLTMAEKFRDEGRDVLLFIDNIYRYTLAGTEVSALLGRMPSAVGYQPTLAEEMGVLQERITSTKTGSITSVQAVYVPADDLTDPSPATTFAHLDSTVTLSRQIASLGIYPAVDPLDSTSRQLDPLVVGQEHYDVARGVQSLLQRYQELKDIIAILGMDELSEEDKLLVARARKIQRFLSQPFFVAEVFTGSPGKYVTLKDTIRGFKGIMEGEFDHLPEQAFYMVGAIEEAVEKAKKL, from the coding sequence ATGGCAACTGGAAAGATTGTCCAGATTATCGGCGCCGTTGTTGACGTCGAATTCCCTCAGGACGCGGTACCGCAAGTGTACAGCGCTCTCGAGGTGATGAATGGTGATGCGCGTCTGGTGCTGGAAGTACAGCAGCAGCTCGGCGGCGGCGTAGTTCGTACCATCGCAATGGGTACGTCTGACGGCCTGAAGCGTGGTCTGAACGTCAACGACCTGCAGAAACCTATTCAGGTTCCGGTCGGTAAAGCGACCCTGGGCCGTATCATGAACGTTCTCGGCGAGCCAATCGACATGAAAGGCGAGCTGAAAGAAGAAGACGGCAGTGCAGTAGAGATCGCCTCTATTCACCGCGCAGCGCCTTCTTATGAAGATCAGTCTAACTCGCAGGAACTGCTGGAAACCGGCATCAAGGTTATCGACCTGATGTGTCCGTTTGCCAAAGGCGGTAAAGTGGGTCTGTTCGGTGGTGCGGGTGTCGGTAAAACCGTCAACATGATGGAACTGATCCGTAACATCGCGGCTGAACACTCAGGTTACTCTGTGTTTGCCGGTGTGGGTGAGCGTACTCGTGAGGGTAACGACTTCTACCACGAAATGACTGACTCAAACGTTATCGATAAAGTTGCGCTGGTCTATGGCCAGATGAACGAGCCGCCGGGTAACCGTCTGCGCGTTGCACTGACCGGTCTGACCATGGCGGAAAAATTCCGTGATGAAGGCCGCGACGTTCTGCTGTTCATCGATAACATCTACCGTTATACCCTGGCCGGTACAGAAGTTTCTGCACTGCTGGGTCGTATGCCATCTGCGGTAGGTTACCAGCCAACGCTGGCAGAAGAGATGGGCGTGTTGCAGGAGCGTATTACCTCCACCAAGACTGGTTCAATCACCTCCGTACAGGCCGTTTACGTCCCTGCGGATGACCTGACTGACCCATCACCAGCAACCACCTTTGCGCACTTAGACTCAACGGTAACGCTGAGCCGTCAGATCGCCTCTCTGGGTATCTACCCGGCCGTTGACCCGCTGGACTCTACCAGCCGTCAGCTGGATCCGCTGGTTGTCGGTCAGGAACACTATGATGTTGCGCGTGGCGTTCAGTCACTGCTGCAGCGTTATCAGGAACTGAAAGACATCATCGCCATCCTCGGTATGGATGAGCTGTCTGAAGAAGACAAACTGCTGGTGGCACGTGCGCGTAAAATTCAGCGCTTCCTGTCTCAGCCGTTCTTCGTTGCGGAAGTATTCACCGGTTCACCGGGTAAATACGTTACGCTGAAAGACACTATCCGTGGCTTTAAAGGCATCATGGAAGGTGAGTTTGACCACCTGCCAGAGCAGGCCTTCTACATGGTTGGTGCCATCGAAGAAGCCGTGGAAAAAGCGAAGAAACTGTAA
- the atpG gene encoding F0F1 ATP synthase subunit gamma, with amino-acid sequence MAGAKEIRSKIGSVKNTQKITKAMEMVAASKMRKTQERMAASRPYADTMRKVIGHLALGNLEYKHPYLEQRDVKRVGYLVVSTDRGLCGGLNINLFKKLLADMKSWSDKGVQSDLSIIGSKGASFFSAVGGNIVAQVSGMGDKPALSDLIGPVKVMLQAYDEGRIDKLMIVSNKFNNTMSQTPTITQLLPLAPAEGEEEMKAKTWDYLYEPDPKALLDTLLRRYVESQVYQGVVENLASEQAARMVAMKAATDNGGNLIKELQLVYNKARQASITQELTEIVSGASAV; translated from the coding sequence ATGGCCGGCGCAAAAGAGATACGAAGCAAGATTGGAAGCGTGAAAAACACGCAGAAGATCACCAAAGCGATGGAAATGGTCGCCGCCTCCAAGATGCGTAAAACGCAGGAACGCATGGCGGCCAGCCGTCCGTATGCAGACACCATGCGCAAAGTGATTGGTCACCTTGCGTTGGGTAATCTGGAATACAAGCACCCTTACCTGGAACAGCGCGACGTCAAGCGCGTCGGCTACCTGGTCGTTTCTACAGACCGCGGGCTTTGTGGTGGTTTGAACATTAACCTGTTCAAAAAATTACTGGCGGATATGAAGTCCTGGTCCGATAAAGGCGTGCAGAGCGATCTGTCGATTATCGGTTCAAAAGGGGCGTCATTCTTCAGTGCTGTGGGTGGCAACATTGTGGCGCAAGTCAGCGGCATGGGCGATAAACCTGCCCTGTCTGATCTGATTGGCCCGGTAAAAGTGATGTTGCAGGCTTATGATGAAGGCCGCATCGACAAACTGATGATCGTCAGTAACAAGTTCAATAACACCATGTCTCAGACTCCGACCATCACCCAACTGCTGCCGTTAGCGCCAGCGGAAGGTGAAGAAGAGATGAAGGCGAAGACCTGGGATTACCTGTACGAACCCGATCCGAAAGCGCTGCTGGATACCCTGCTGCGTCGTTATGTCGAATCGCAGGTTTATCAGGGTGTGGTGGAAAATCTGGCCAGTGAGCAGGCTGCACGTATGGTGGCGATGAAAGCCGCAACCGACAACGGCGGAAATCTGATCAAAGAGCTGCAGTTGGTATACAACAAAGCTCGTCAGGCCAGCATCACCCAGGAACTTACCGAGATCGTCTCGGGGGCCTCCGCGGTTTAA
- the atpA gene encoding F0F1 ATP synthase subunit alpha, whose translation MQLNSTEISELIKQRIAQFNVVSEAHNEGTIVSVSDGIIRVHGLADVMQGEMIALPGNRYAIALNLERDSVGAVVMGPYADLAEGMKVKCTGRILEVPVGRGLLGRVVNTLGAPIDGKGAIDNDGFSPVEVIAPGVIDRQSVDQPVQTGYKSVDAMIPIGRGQRELIIGDRQTGKTAMAIDAIINQRDSGIKCVYVAIGQKASTISNVVRKLEEHGALQNTIVVVASASESAALQYLSPYAGCAMGEYFRDRGEDALIVYDDLSKQAIAYRQISLLLRRPPGREAFPGDVFYLHSRLLERASRVSADYVERFTNGAVTGKTGSLTALPIIETQAGDVSAFVPTNVISITDGQIFLESNLFNSGIRPAVNPGISVSRVGGAAQTKIIKKLSGGIRTALAQYRELAAFSQFASDLDDATRKQLSHGQKVTELLKQKQYAPMSVAQQGLVLFAAERGYLNDVELAKIGSFEAALLAFADRDHAELMAEINQSGNFNNDIEAKLKGLIDTFKATQSW comes from the coding sequence ATGCAACTGAATTCCACCGAAATCAGCGAACTGATCAAGCAGCGCATTGCTCAGTTCAATGTCGTGAGTGAAGCTCACAACGAAGGTACGATTGTTTCTGTAAGTGACGGTATCATCCGCGTACACGGCCTGGCCGATGTGATGCAGGGTGAGATGATTGCCCTGCCGGGTAACCGTTACGCTATCGCCCTGAACCTCGAGCGTGACTCGGTTGGTGCAGTGGTGATGGGTCCTTACGCTGACCTCGCCGAAGGCATGAAGGTTAAGTGTACTGGCCGTATTCTTGAAGTACCGGTAGGCCGTGGCCTGCTGGGCCGCGTGGTGAACACCCTGGGTGCGCCAATCGACGGTAAAGGCGCAATCGACAACGACGGTTTCTCACCGGTCGAAGTGATTGCACCTGGCGTTATCGATCGTCAGTCAGTCGACCAGCCGGTTCAGACCGGTTATAAGTCGGTCGATGCGATGATTCCAATCGGCCGTGGCCAGCGTGAGCTGATCATCGGTGACCGTCAGACCGGTAAAACCGCGATGGCGATCGATGCGATCATCAACCAGCGCGACTCAGGCATCAAGTGTGTCTACGTTGCGATTGGTCAGAAAGCCTCAACCATCTCTAACGTGGTTCGTAAGCTGGAAGAGCATGGCGCACTGCAGAACACCATCGTTGTTGTGGCGTCTGCTTCTGAATCAGCTGCACTGCAGTATCTCTCTCCGTACGCAGGTTGTGCGATGGGCGAATACTTCCGTGACCGTGGTGAAGACGCGCTGATCGTATACGATGACCTCTCCAAGCAGGCTATCGCTTACCGTCAAATCTCTCTGCTGCTGCGCCGTCCACCAGGCCGTGAAGCGTTCCCTGGCGACGTGTTCTATCTCCACTCCCGTCTGCTGGAACGTGCATCACGCGTAAGCGCTGATTATGTTGAGCGTTTCACCAATGGCGCAGTGACAGGTAAAACCGGTTCACTGACCGCGCTCCCGATCATCGAAACCCAGGCGGGCGACGTTTCTGCGTTCGTTCCGACCAACGTAATCTCGATTACTGATGGTCAGATCTTCCTGGAATCGAACCTGTTTAACTCCGGTATTCGTCCGGCCGTTAACCCAGGTATTTCGGTATCCCGCGTTGGTGGTGCTGCACAGACCAAGATCATCAAGAAACTGTCCGGTGGTATCCGTACCGCGCTGGCACAGTATCGTGAACTGGCGGCGTTCTCGCAGTTCGCATCTGATCTGGATGATGCCACCCGCAAACAGCTGAGCCATGGTCAGAAAGTGACCGAGCTGCTGAAGCAGAAACAGTATGCGCCGATGTCTGTCGCGCAGCAGGGTCTGGTTCTGTTCGCTGCAGAGCGTGGCTACCTGAACGACGTTGAACTGGCAAAAATTGGCAGCTTCGAAGCTGCACTGCTGGCCTTCGCCGATCGCGACCACGCTGAGCTGATGGCTGAAATCAACCAGTCGGGTAACTTTAACAACGATATCGAAGCGAAGCTGAAAGGCCTGATCGATACGTTTAAAGCAACCCAGTCCTGGTAA
- the atpH gene encoding F0F1 ATP synthase subunit delta translates to MSDLITVARPYAKAAFDFAVEHQSIERWQQMLAFAAEVARNEQMADLLSGALAPEALAASFNAVCGDQLDEPAQNLIKVMAENGRLTALPAVLAQYIELRDAHEATAEVDVISASTLSDDQLNKISAAMEKRLSRKVKLNCKIDKSVMAGVIIRSGDLVIDGSVRGRLDRLADVLQS, encoded by the coding sequence ATGTCTGATCTGATTACTGTAGCTCGCCCCTACGCCAAAGCAGCTTTTGACTTTGCTGTTGAGCATCAAAGTATAGAACGCTGGCAACAGATGCTGGCGTTTGCCGCAGAAGTGGCTCGCAATGAACAGATGGCTGATCTTCTCTCCGGTGCATTAGCACCTGAAGCGCTGGCAGCGTCGTTTAACGCAGTCTGTGGTGATCAACTGGATGAACCCGCGCAGAACCTGATTAAGGTGATGGCGGAAAACGGACGTTTGACAGCGCTTCCGGCTGTACTGGCCCAATACATCGAACTGCGTGACGCTCATGAAGCCACCGCTGAAGTTGATGTTATCTCCGCCAGTACGCTGAGTGACGACCAGCTGAATAAAATCAGCGCCGCGATGGAAAAACGTCTGTCACGCAAAGTTAAGCTGAATTGCAAAATTGATAAGTCTGTGATGGCAGGCGTGATCATCCGTTCGGGTGATCTGGTTATTGATGGCAGCGTACGCGGCCGTCTTGACCGTCTGGCTGACGTCTTGCAGTCTTAA
- the atpF gene encoding F0F1 ATP synthase subunit B: MNINATILGQAIAFILFVAFCMKYVWPPLMAAIEKRQKEIAEGLASAERAKKDLDLAQANATDQLKKAKEDAQVIIEQANKRRAQILDEAKTEAENERNRIVTQAQAEIDAERKRAREELRKQVALLAMAGAEKIIERSVDEAANSDIVDKLVAEL; encoded by the coding sequence GTGAACATTAATGCAACAATCCTCGGCCAGGCTATCGCGTTCATCCTGTTTGTCGCGTTCTGCATGAAGTACGTATGGCCGCCGCTCATGGCTGCTATCGAAAAGCGCCAGAAAGAAATTGCTGAAGGCCTTGCTTCTGCTGAACGTGCAAAGAAAGATTTGGATCTCGCGCAGGCTAATGCGACCGACCAGCTGAAAAAAGCCAAAGAAGACGCTCAGGTCATTATCGAGCAAGCGAACAAGCGTCGCGCGCAGATTCTGGACGAAGCGAAAACCGAAGCTGAAAACGAACGTAATCGCATCGTGACACAAGCGCAGGCTGAAATTGATGCCGAACGTAAACGTGCACGTGAAGAACTGCGTAAGCAGGTTGCGTTGCTGGCTATGGCTGGCGCCGAGAAGATCATCGAACGCTCCGTGGATGAAGCTGCTAACAGCGACATCGTTGATAAACTGGTCGCTGAACTGTAA
- the atpE gene encoding F0F1 ATP synthase subunit C, producing the protein MENLNMDLLYMAAAVMMGLAAIGAAIGIGILGGKFLEGAARQPDLIPLLRTQFFVVMGLVDAIPMIAVGLGLYVMFAVA; encoded by the coding sequence ATGGAAAACCTGAATATGGATCTGCTGTACATGGCTGCCGCTGTGATGATGGGCCTGGCGGCAATCGGTGCTGCGATCGGTATCGGCATCCTCGGAGGAAAATTCCTGGAAGGCGCTGCTCGTCAGCCTGACCTGATTCCTCTGCTGCGTACGCAGTTCTTTGTTGTAATGGGTCTGGTGGATGCAATCCCGATGATCGCTGTTGGTCTGGGTCTGTACGTGATGTTTGCTGTCGCCTAA